A stretch of the Neodiprion lecontei isolate iyNeoLeco1 chromosome 4, iyNeoLeco1.1, whole genome shotgun sequence genome encodes the following:
- the LOC107221543 gene encoding probable serine/threonine-protein kinase mkcC isoform X1: MPRYGDGSPYQFGTSFSNHSSLMTTTGFGRIHGPLVSRYSPHLSTISESPLNHLRRYSPVVAVASRPKSVDTADIDVSTPRHLSHTEGHGRNRVRRDRPTVRIRSQALKDNPALRELNEKHEKTVGELLVEKFLIRDKSEADPIKMIKAYHQPSLERTVNEAVQKKVTRRLTRRRSSLEIPTDSEIIAREVIIAQAQAVALDTLVEQEQAQIKVDARKGRLVKRSMSRDSISVPVQNLDNETDTIEDSERAGSVKKTLKKIKKKKKTLNRSPSQSEDCDEPGNGTQYITQTKSDSNLTLRSQSSVELGEERSRIRPQKFKIEASNSVGDFSTLWINASSAPTSPVSTEQYRESIRLPAPKSNKTTSLAKVINELQSNENDDDSVVVALPKQYVNDTSRNSVCLTLKTVVKEPAVSRTRKIGVIGTVSDEYSPIKTLGNSKDSIKESSTAVNSKVELTGKHDRYTDVETSAINTTGLVGSVENSSDVIEKTTVIVAEGIKDRSKAAIKKPENASRNPKTPIKKSNFQFNNIGLREESQNHSNASNSIEEISTSPKAIDDVSITDKILEKSLNHTAELTKPSKEIDNVGTVSETKVIIEKLAPASPILDIENKAGSVAPSAQLPEVDFWGEIEPETTSIKPKSKLSLKVDKPVSVDEPVPSVEKEVPTPIKPKSKLSLKADESVSVDEPAPFAEKKVPTVTAEKPLTIIADNSIDRETDSNDHRRLNGTLQTVSKKVSEEHIKVDDDVASTDVNTSVESSVSIPSNDKVSEVKKSLEENACIKDQDTSESEKLENADTTNIVESQDNQDIDELPTPISASGETAINSGFDAPLPTINIVAAPATPEVNVESTPHEGSSTPTNEWPNANLTKDKWESQNNLSEVGDFDKETTPTPPSGPDLSTSAQSSKKKKIIKRKKSAVKKLASEENGLVEEAAKPVPEKSPKPSPQNSAQSSALNSPRCSPRSSPRDSPKQRPMDLIRMFYTTPGPLLTATPRDLSKVRRGGKRRKRPVSIASSASDSTESARSTQSTTTESIEDTSSTCTEGGDEAKDDKRLTSMRSNDSGFDGSPRLTNCDMACHKKCEKLTGNLCGLNQKLVAEALQALKRGKSASPSQSSDSQNSEKSSRFSSGRITPPATNLPRFKKYSVTDFNFLKVLGKGSFGKVLLAELRDTDCLYAVKCLKKDVVLEDDDVECTLIERKVLTLATRHPYLCHLFCTFQTDSHLFFVMEYLNGGDLMFHIQRSGRFPEPRARFYGAEILSGLTFLHKKGIVYRDLKLDNVLLDFDGHIRIADFGMCKLQIYLDRTADTFCGTPDYMAPEIIKGLKYNQAVDWWSYGVLLYEMLTGQSPFSGCDEDELFWSICNERPFIPRYLSQEATDLLVCLLEKDAGKRLPGHEIIIHPFFQGLSWDRLERRQLEPPFKPALEHTLDTRYFDATFTAERPRLSIVPEQILISMDQGVFRGFSYTNPNATD; the protein is encoded by the exons ATGCCTCGGTATGGCGATGGCTCTCCGTACCAATTTGGTACGTCATTTTCAAACCACAGTTCATTGATGACAACTACAGGTTTCGGGCG caTACATGGTCCCCTGGTATCGCGGTACTCGCCACATCTCTCTACGATATCTGAATCTCCGCTGAATCACCTGCGGCGTTATTCTCCGGTCGTTGCAGTGGCCTCAAGACCGAAAAGCGTAGACACAGCAGACATAGATGTCTCGACTCCCAGACATTTATCGCATACCGAGGGTCATGGACGAAATAGGGTGCGAAGAGATAGACCGACAGTTAGAATCAGATCCCAGGCACTTAAAGACAACCCGGCGCTAAGAGAACTCAATGAAAAACATGAGAAAACAGTCGGAGAACTCCTtgtggagaaatttttgatcAGAGATAAATCGGAAGCGGATCCTATCAAAATGATTAAAGCTTATCATCAGCCTAGCTTAGAGAGGACAGTCAATGAAGCGGTTCAAAAGAAGGTAACCCGGAGACTGACTCGCAGACGATCTTCGTTAGAGATACCAACAGATTCTGAAATAATAGCCAGAGAAGTTATAATCGCTCAAGCGCAAGCAGTGGCTTTGGATACTTTGGTGGAACAGGAACAGGCGCAGATTAAAGTTGACGCGAGAAAGGGTAGATTGGTCAAAAGAAGCATGTCTCGAGACTCAATTTCCGTTCCAGTACAGAACTTGGATAACGAGACGGATACGATCGAAGATTCGGAACGAGCTGGCTCCGTAAAGAAGACGttgaagaagataaaaaaaaagaaaaaaactctcAACAGAAGTCCGTCACAGAGTGAAGACTGTGACGAACCTGGTAATGGGACACAATATATTACACAAACCAAGTCGGACAGCAACTTAACACTACGAAGTCAGTCATCAGTGGAACTTGGCGAGGAGAGGTCGAGAATTAGACCGcagaaatttaaaatagaaGCTTCTAACAGTGTTGGTGATTTTTCAACGCTATGGATAAACGCATCATCCGCACCAACTAGTCCTGTATCTACAGAACAGTATCGGGAATCAATCAGGCTACCTGCGCCGAAAAGTAATAAAACTACTTCGCTGGCTAAAGTCATCAATGAATTAcaatcgaatgaaaatgacGACGATTCAGTCGTTGTGGCGTTGCCTAAACAATACGTCAATGATACATCGAGGAACAGTGTTTGTCTTACTTTAAAAACTGTTGTTAAAGAACCGGCAGTATCTAGAACTCGAAAAATTGGCGTTATAGGAACTGTGTCTGATGAATATTCTCCTATAAAAACATTAGGTAATTCAAAAGATTCGATAAAGGAATCTAGTACAGCTGTCAACTCGAAAGTTGAACTCACGGGCAAGCACGACAGGTATACAGATGTAGAAACGTCGGCAATAAATACAACAGGTCTAGTTGGGAGtgttgaaaattcttctgacgtaattgaaaaaacaaccgTCATTGTGGCTGAAGGTATCAAAGACCGTTCGAAAGCTGCTATAAAAAAACCTGAGAACGCATCTAGGAATCCTAAGACGCCAATCAAgaagtcaaattttcaatttaacaaTATAGGCCTGAGGGAAGAATCCCAGAACCACAGTAACGCTTCAAATTCAATAGAGGAAATATCAACTTCACCTAAGGCGATCGACGATGTGTCTATAACGgataaaatattagaaaaatctttAAATCATACTGCAGAGCTGACAAAACCAAGCAAAGAAATCGACAATGTTGGCACTGTTTCAGAAACAAAAGTGATTATAGAAAAGTTAGCACCTGCGTCACCTATTTTAGACATAGAAAACAAAGCTGGTTCAGTTGCACCGAGTGCTCAGTTGCCTGAGGTCGATTTTTGGGGTGAAATTGAACCCGAAACTACTTCGATCAAACCAAAGTCAAAATTATCCTTGAAAGTGGACAAACCAGTCAGTGTCGATGAACCTGTTCCATCTGTAGAAAAAGAGGTACCCACTCCGATCAAACCCAAGTCAAAATTATCCTTGAAAGCGGACGAATCAGTCAGTGTCGATGAACCTGCTCCATTTGCAGAAAAAAAGGTACCTACTGTAACTGCTGAGAAACCATTAACAATTATTGCTGATAATTCAATTGACAGAGAGACTGATTCAAATGACCATAGGAGATTAAACGGTACTTTGCAAACAGTGAGCAAAAAAGTTTCTGAAGAACATATTAAAGTAGACGATGATGTTGCATCGACAGATGTGAATACCAGTGTTGAAAGTAGCGTTTCAATTCCGTCAAATGACAAGGTATCAGAAGTAAAGAAATCCTTGGAAGAAAACGCTTGTATTAAAGATCAGGACACGAGCGAATCTGAGAAGCTAGAAAACGCAGATACTACCAACATCGTAGAAAGCCAAGATAATCAAGATATAGATGAGTTACCGACGCCTATTTCTGCCAGTGGAGAAACAGCAATAAATTCTGGATTCGACGCTCCTCTCCCGACGATAAACATTGTGGCAGCTCCAGCTACGCCAGAAGTAAATGTGGAATCAACGCCTCACGAAGGTTCCAGTACACCGACCAACGAATGGCCCAATGCAAATTTAACAAAAGATAAATGGGAGAGCCAGAATAATTTGTCAGAGGTTGGTGATTTTGACAAAGAAACAACGCCCACACCGCCTAGCGGTCCAGACCTCAGCACCAGTGCTCAATcttcgaagaagaagaaaattattaaaagaaagaaatcagCAGTTAAGAAATTGGCAAGCGAAGAGAACGGATTGGTTGAAGAAGCAGCGAAGCCAGTTCCAGAAAAGTCTCCGAAACCAAGTCCACAAAACTCGGCGCAAAGTTCAGCGCTAAATTCGCCGCGTTGCTCTCCAAGGTCAAGTCCCAGAGACAGTCCCAAACAGAGACCCATGGATCTGATTAGAATGTTCTACACAACGCCAGGACCGCTGCTGACAGCTACACCGAGAGACTTGTCCAAAGtaagaagaggaggaaaacGTCGGAAACGTCCTGTGTCGATAGCTTCTTCAGCGAGCGATAGCACAGAAAGTGCTAGGAGTACTCAGAGCACAACGACAGAAAGCATCGAAGACACTAGTTCCACTTGTACCGAGGGTGGCGACGAGGCAAAAGATGATAAAAGACTAACATCCATGAGAAGCAATGACTCTGGCTTCGATGGATCTCCAAGACTgacaa ATTGCGACATGGCCTGTCATAAGAAGTGCGAAAAATTGACTGGAAATCTGTGTGGACTGAATCAAAAACTTGTTGCCGAAGCTTTGCAGGCTCTGAAAAGGGGTAAGTCAGCCT CTCCGTCGCAATCATCGGACAGCCAGAATTCAGAAAAGTCGAGTCGATTTTCAAGCGGACGTATCACACCACCAGCAACCAATTTGCCAAGATTTAAGAAGTATTCAGTGactgatttcaattttcttaaa GTTTTGGGTAAAGGAAGCTTTGGCAAGGTGTTGCTAGCAGAGCTGAGGGATACCGATTGCCTCTACGCCGTCAAGTGTCTGAAGAAGGATGTTGTGCTGGAAGATGACGACGTAGAATGTACACTGATCGAAAGAAAAGTACTGACTCTAGCGACGAGACATCCGTATCTCTGTCATTTGTTCTGCACTTTTCAAACAGACTCCCATCTCTTCTTTGTTATGGAATATCTCAATGGCGGTGACCTTATGTTTCACATACAACGATCTGGGAGATTTCCTGAGCCTAGAGCGCGCTTCTATGGTGCTGAGATATTGTCCGGTCTGACTTTTCTTCATAAAAAAGGAATCGTTTACAGAGATTTGAAATTGGACAATGTTCTATTAGACTTTGATGGACATATCAGAATTGCTGATTTTGGCATGTGCAAACTACAAATATACCTCGACCGAACCGCCGACACATTCTGCGGCACTCCAGACTACATGGCTCCGGAA ATAATAAAAGGGCTGAAATACAATCAGGCAGTTGATTGGTGGTCGTATGGTGTTCTTCTGTACGAAATGCTTACTGGTCAGTCACCGTTTTCGGGATGCGACGAAGACGAGTTGTTTTGGAGTATTTGCAACGAGAGGCCGTTTATACCGCGATACTTGAGTCAAGAGGCGACTGATCTATTGGTTTGTCTGTTGGAGAAGGACGCAGGAAAACGATTACCTGGGCATGAGATCATAATCCATCCCTTCTTTCAG GGACTATCCTGGGATAGACTGGAGAGAAGACAGCTGGAGCCGCCCTTTAAACCAGCGCTTGAACACACCCTTGATACCCGATACTTTGATGCAACATTTACTGCCGAACGACCTCGCCTCAGCATAGTGCCGGAGCAAATCCTCATCTCGATGGACCAGGGAGTCTTCAGAGGATTTTCTTACACAAATCCCAATGCGACCGACTGA
- the LOC107221543 gene encoding proteoglycan 4 isoform X2 codes for MPRYGDGSPYQFGTSFSNHSSLMTTTGFGRIHGPLVSRYSPHLSTISESPLNHLRRYSPVVAVASRPKSVDTADIDVSTPRHLSHTEGHGRNRVRRDRPTVRIRSQALKDNPALRELNEKHEKTVGELLVEKFLIRDKSEADPIKMIKAYHQPSLERTVNEAVQKKVTRRLTRRRSSLEIPTDSEIIAREVIIAQAQAVALDTLVEQEQAQIKVDARKGRLVKRSMSRDSISVPVQNLDNETDTIEDSERAGSVKKTLKKIKKKKKTLNRSPSQSEDCDEPGNGTQYITQTKSDSNLTLRSQSSVELGEERSRIRPQKFKIEASNSVGDFSTLWINASSAPTSPVSTEQYRESIRLPAPKSNKTTSLAKVINELQSNENDDDSVVVALPKQYVNDTSRNSVCLTLKTVVKEPAVSRTRKIGVIGTVSDEYSPIKTLGNSKDSIKESSTAVNSKVELTGKHDRYTDVETSAINTTGLVGSVENSSDVIEKTTVIVAEGIKDRSKAAIKKPENASRNPKTPIKKSNFQFNNIGLREESQNHSNASNSIEEISTSPKAIDDVSITDKILEKSLNHTAELTKPSKEIDNVGTVSETKVIIEKLAPASPILDIENKAGSVAPSAQLPEVDFWGEIEPETTSIKPKSKLSLKVDKPVSVDEPVPSVEKEVPTPIKPKSKLSLKADESVSVDEPAPFAEKKVPTVTAEKPLTIIADNSIDRETDSNDHRRLNGTLQTVSKKVSEEHIKVDDDVASTDVNTSVESSVSIPSNDKVSEVKKSLEENACIKDQDTSESEKLENADTTNIVESQDNQDIDELPTPISASGETAINSGFDAPLPTINIVAAPATPEVNVESTPHEGSSTPTNEWPNANLTKDKWESQNNLSEVGDFDKETTPTPPSGPDLSTSAQSSKKKKIIKRKKSAVKKLASEENGLVEEAAKPVPEKSPKPSPQNSAQSSALNSPRCSPRSSPRDSPKQRPMDLIRMFYTTPGPLLTATPRDLSKVRRGGKRRKRPVSIASSASDSTESARSTQSTTTESIEDTSSTCTEGGDEAKDDKRLTSMRSNDSGFDGSPRLTNCDMACHKKCEKLTGNLCGLNQKLVAEALQALKRAPSQSSDSQNSEKSSRFSSGRITPPATNLPRFKKYSVTDFNFLKVLGKGSFGKVLLAELRDTDCLYAVKCLKKDVVLEDDDVECTLIERKVLTLATRHPYLCHLFCTFQTDSHLFFVMEYLNGGDLMFHIQRSGRFPEPRARFYGAEILSGLTFLHKKGIVYRDLKLDNVLLDFDGHIRIADFGMCKLQIYLDRTADTFCGTPDYMAPEIIKGLKYNQAVDWWSYGVLLYEMLTGQSPFSGCDEDELFWSICNERPFIPRYLSQEATDLLVCLLEKDAGKRLPGHEIIIHPFFQGLSWDRLERRQLEPPFKPALEHTLDTRYFDATFTAERPRLSIVPEQILISMDQGVFRGFSYTNPNATD; via the exons ATGCCTCGGTATGGCGATGGCTCTCCGTACCAATTTGGTACGTCATTTTCAAACCACAGTTCATTGATGACAACTACAGGTTTCGGGCG caTACATGGTCCCCTGGTATCGCGGTACTCGCCACATCTCTCTACGATATCTGAATCTCCGCTGAATCACCTGCGGCGTTATTCTCCGGTCGTTGCAGTGGCCTCAAGACCGAAAAGCGTAGACACAGCAGACATAGATGTCTCGACTCCCAGACATTTATCGCATACCGAGGGTCATGGACGAAATAGGGTGCGAAGAGATAGACCGACAGTTAGAATCAGATCCCAGGCACTTAAAGACAACCCGGCGCTAAGAGAACTCAATGAAAAACATGAGAAAACAGTCGGAGAACTCCTtgtggagaaatttttgatcAGAGATAAATCGGAAGCGGATCCTATCAAAATGATTAAAGCTTATCATCAGCCTAGCTTAGAGAGGACAGTCAATGAAGCGGTTCAAAAGAAGGTAACCCGGAGACTGACTCGCAGACGATCTTCGTTAGAGATACCAACAGATTCTGAAATAATAGCCAGAGAAGTTATAATCGCTCAAGCGCAAGCAGTGGCTTTGGATACTTTGGTGGAACAGGAACAGGCGCAGATTAAAGTTGACGCGAGAAAGGGTAGATTGGTCAAAAGAAGCATGTCTCGAGACTCAATTTCCGTTCCAGTACAGAACTTGGATAACGAGACGGATACGATCGAAGATTCGGAACGAGCTGGCTCCGTAAAGAAGACGttgaagaagataaaaaaaaagaaaaaaactctcAACAGAAGTCCGTCACAGAGTGAAGACTGTGACGAACCTGGTAATGGGACACAATATATTACACAAACCAAGTCGGACAGCAACTTAACACTACGAAGTCAGTCATCAGTGGAACTTGGCGAGGAGAGGTCGAGAATTAGACCGcagaaatttaaaatagaaGCTTCTAACAGTGTTGGTGATTTTTCAACGCTATGGATAAACGCATCATCCGCACCAACTAGTCCTGTATCTACAGAACAGTATCGGGAATCAATCAGGCTACCTGCGCCGAAAAGTAATAAAACTACTTCGCTGGCTAAAGTCATCAATGAATTAcaatcgaatgaaaatgacGACGATTCAGTCGTTGTGGCGTTGCCTAAACAATACGTCAATGATACATCGAGGAACAGTGTTTGTCTTACTTTAAAAACTGTTGTTAAAGAACCGGCAGTATCTAGAACTCGAAAAATTGGCGTTATAGGAACTGTGTCTGATGAATATTCTCCTATAAAAACATTAGGTAATTCAAAAGATTCGATAAAGGAATCTAGTACAGCTGTCAACTCGAAAGTTGAACTCACGGGCAAGCACGACAGGTATACAGATGTAGAAACGTCGGCAATAAATACAACAGGTCTAGTTGGGAGtgttgaaaattcttctgacgtaattgaaaaaacaaccgTCATTGTGGCTGAAGGTATCAAAGACCGTTCGAAAGCTGCTATAAAAAAACCTGAGAACGCATCTAGGAATCCTAAGACGCCAATCAAgaagtcaaattttcaatttaacaaTATAGGCCTGAGGGAAGAATCCCAGAACCACAGTAACGCTTCAAATTCAATAGAGGAAATATCAACTTCACCTAAGGCGATCGACGATGTGTCTATAACGgataaaatattagaaaaatctttAAATCATACTGCAGAGCTGACAAAACCAAGCAAAGAAATCGACAATGTTGGCACTGTTTCAGAAACAAAAGTGATTATAGAAAAGTTAGCACCTGCGTCACCTATTTTAGACATAGAAAACAAAGCTGGTTCAGTTGCACCGAGTGCTCAGTTGCCTGAGGTCGATTTTTGGGGTGAAATTGAACCCGAAACTACTTCGATCAAACCAAAGTCAAAATTATCCTTGAAAGTGGACAAACCAGTCAGTGTCGATGAACCTGTTCCATCTGTAGAAAAAGAGGTACCCACTCCGATCAAACCCAAGTCAAAATTATCCTTGAAAGCGGACGAATCAGTCAGTGTCGATGAACCTGCTCCATTTGCAGAAAAAAAGGTACCTACTGTAACTGCTGAGAAACCATTAACAATTATTGCTGATAATTCAATTGACAGAGAGACTGATTCAAATGACCATAGGAGATTAAACGGTACTTTGCAAACAGTGAGCAAAAAAGTTTCTGAAGAACATATTAAAGTAGACGATGATGTTGCATCGACAGATGTGAATACCAGTGTTGAAAGTAGCGTTTCAATTCCGTCAAATGACAAGGTATCAGAAGTAAAGAAATCCTTGGAAGAAAACGCTTGTATTAAAGATCAGGACACGAGCGAATCTGAGAAGCTAGAAAACGCAGATACTACCAACATCGTAGAAAGCCAAGATAATCAAGATATAGATGAGTTACCGACGCCTATTTCTGCCAGTGGAGAAACAGCAATAAATTCTGGATTCGACGCTCCTCTCCCGACGATAAACATTGTGGCAGCTCCAGCTACGCCAGAAGTAAATGTGGAATCAACGCCTCACGAAGGTTCCAGTACACCGACCAACGAATGGCCCAATGCAAATTTAACAAAAGATAAATGGGAGAGCCAGAATAATTTGTCAGAGGTTGGTGATTTTGACAAAGAAACAACGCCCACACCGCCTAGCGGTCCAGACCTCAGCACCAGTGCTCAATcttcgaagaagaagaaaattattaaaagaaagaaatcagCAGTTAAGAAATTGGCAAGCGAAGAGAACGGATTGGTTGAAGAAGCAGCGAAGCCAGTTCCAGAAAAGTCTCCGAAACCAAGTCCACAAAACTCGGCGCAAAGTTCAGCGCTAAATTCGCCGCGTTGCTCTCCAAGGTCAAGTCCCAGAGACAGTCCCAAACAGAGACCCATGGATCTGATTAGAATGTTCTACACAACGCCAGGACCGCTGCTGACAGCTACACCGAGAGACTTGTCCAAAGtaagaagaggaggaaaacGTCGGAAACGTCCTGTGTCGATAGCTTCTTCAGCGAGCGATAGCACAGAAAGTGCTAGGAGTACTCAGAGCACAACGACAGAAAGCATCGAAGACACTAGTTCCACTTGTACCGAGGGTGGCGACGAGGCAAAAGATGATAAAAGACTAACATCCATGAGAAGCAATGACTCTGGCTTCGATGGATCTCCAAGACTgacaa ATTGCGACATGGCCTGTCATAAGAAGTGCGAAAAATTGACTGGAAATCTGTGTGGACTGAATCAAAAACTTGTTGCCGAAGCTTTGCAGGCTCTGAAAAGGG CTCCGTCGCAATCATCGGACAGCCAGAATTCAGAAAAGTCGAGTCGATTTTCAAGCGGACGTATCACACCACCAGCAACCAATTTGCCAAGATTTAAGAAGTATTCAGTGactgatttcaattttcttaaa GTTTTGGGTAAAGGAAGCTTTGGCAAGGTGTTGCTAGCAGAGCTGAGGGATACCGATTGCCTCTACGCCGTCAAGTGTCTGAAGAAGGATGTTGTGCTGGAAGATGACGACGTAGAATGTACACTGATCGAAAGAAAAGTACTGACTCTAGCGACGAGACATCCGTATCTCTGTCATTTGTTCTGCACTTTTCAAACAGACTCCCATCTCTTCTTTGTTATGGAATATCTCAATGGCGGTGACCTTATGTTTCACATACAACGATCTGGGAGATTTCCTGAGCCTAGAGCGCGCTTCTATGGTGCTGAGATATTGTCCGGTCTGACTTTTCTTCATAAAAAAGGAATCGTTTACAGAGATTTGAAATTGGACAATGTTCTATTAGACTTTGATGGACATATCAGAATTGCTGATTTTGGCATGTGCAAACTACAAATATACCTCGACCGAACCGCCGACACATTCTGCGGCACTCCAGACTACATGGCTCCGGAA ATAATAAAAGGGCTGAAATACAATCAGGCAGTTGATTGGTGGTCGTATGGTGTTCTTCTGTACGAAATGCTTACTGGTCAGTCACCGTTTTCGGGATGCGACGAAGACGAGTTGTTTTGGAGTATTTGCAACGAGAGGCCGTTTATACCGCGATACTTGAGTCAAGAGGCGACTGATCTATTGGTTTGTCTGTTGGAGAAGGACGCAGGAAAACGATTACCTGGGCATGAGATCATAATCCATCCCTTCTTTCAG GGACTATCCTGGGATAGACTGGAGAGAAGACAGCTGGAGCCGCCCTTTAAACCAGCGCTTGAACACACCCTTGATACCCGATACTTTGATGCAACATTTACTGCCGAACGACCTCGCCTCAGCATAGTGCCGGAGCAAATCCTCATCTCGATGGACCAGGGAGTCTTCAGAGGATTTTCTTACACAAATCCCAATGCGACCGACTGA